The window CGAGTCAAAATTGTCTCCCGCAACGCGGATAGATTGATCGCAAACAATACCTGAAAGCGCAATAACCGCAATTTCAGTAGTTCCACCACCTATATCGATGATCATGTTACCCATAGGTTCTTCTACATCGATTCCAATACCTACTGCGGCAGCCATTGGCTCGTGAATTAAATAAACCTCTTTAGCACCGGCAATTTCTGCAGAATCTCGTACCGCACGTTTTTCTACTTCAGTAATTCCCGAAGGGATGCAAATTACCATACGTAAAGAAGGAAACATCCAACCCTTACCGCCATTAAGCATACGTATCATGCCTTTTATCATCGCCTCAGCAGCGTTAAAATCAGCAATTACACCATCTTTTAGTGGTCGAACGGTTTTAATATTATCATGGGTTTTACCTTCCATCTGCATGGCTTGCCTACCAATAGCAATAACTTTGTTGGTAGTGCGATCAAAAGCAACAATAGATGGCTCATCTACAACCACTTTATCATTATGTATAATTAGGGTATTCGCAGTGCCTAAATCAATGGCAACTTCTTGCGTAAACCAGTTAAATAATCCCATGTATGAGCTGTGTTTTCTAAATTTTTGTTAAATCTATACTATTCCTAATGTAAAAATAGTCTTTTTATTGTTTTAAGCTTTATTTTCTTCGTTCATTAAATTGTGTATGAGACAATTAAATTTATTTGAAAATCAAAACCTGTATTTTTAGGTTCGTTAGTCCCGCTTTTTGTTGTATTCTTTTTGTTAACCTTTGTCGTGCTGAGGAACGAAGCATCTGTTTCATAGGTTGTAGATGCTTCGTTCCTCAGCATGACAGCTTATTCAGGGTTGCTGCAAGCAAAAAGTATTTCCACTCCAATCGGGTTTATTTTAGTTAAGCAATTGCTACTATTGAAGGTCGCAGAGTGTAAAATCAATTTTTTAAAAACCACCCCGTCCCGATGAAAATCGGTCCACCCCTCAAGAGGGGAATTGCAAGGTGCTTAACCTTTCACTTTTGTCTTTGCTCCTTATTATTCCTTTGCTCTTTGTTCCTTACTCTTTAATCTTCTTAATGTTTAAAGTGTCTTACTCCAGTAGTTACCATTGCTATACCCTTTTCATTTGCTTTTGCAACTGAATCTGCATCTTTAATAGAGCCGCCGGGTTGTAAAACCGCCGTTATTCCAGCTTCTGCAGCTATCTCTACACAATCAGGAAATGGGAAAAAAGCATCTGAAGCCATTGAACTTCCAACAATACTGAAACCAAATGCCGCTGCTTTTTCAATCGCTTGTCTTAGCGCATCAACACGAGAAGTTTGACCAACGCCACTTGCAATTAATACATCATTTTTCACCAAAACGATGGTGTTTGATTTAGTGTGTTTTACAATTTTGTTAGCGAAAAATAAATCTTTCAATTCTTGTTCAGTTGGTGCTTTATCAGTTACGGTGGTCATTTGCTCAGGTCCTTCAATAATTAAATCTTTATCCTGTTCTATAACACCATTTAGTAAAGTTTTAAATTGCTTTTTACTTAACTCAACATTATTGCGTTGCAAAATAACCCGGTTTTTCTTTTTGCTAAACAATTCAATCGCTTCAGGCTGATACGATGGAGCAATTAACACTTCAAAAAATAGGTTATTAATTTCTTGTGCCGTTTCTAAATCGACTTCACCATTGGTAATTAAAACCCCACCAAAAGCAGAAACCGGATCGCAAGCTAATGCATCTATCCACGCTTGCTTAATAGTAGGCCGAGATGCCAAACCACATGCATTTGTGTGTTTCAAAATAACAAAAGTTGGGTCTTCAAATTCATCAATTAAAGCAACTGCTGCATCAACATCAACCAAGTTATTGTATGATAATTCTTTCCCATTAAGCTTGGTAAACATGGCATCTAAATCACCATAGAATACGCCACCTTGATGTGGATTTTCACCATAGCGTAATGTTTTTGCTGTATTTACGCTTTGTTTAAAAACATCAAGCGGTTCTTCCTGATTGAAATAATTAAATATTGCGGTATCGTAATGAGACGAAGTATGGAAGGCTATTTTAGCATATGTTTTACGTTGTGCTAAAGTAGTTTCACCGTTTTGCTCTTCCAATTGAGCTTGTAAAGTAGGGTAATCGTTTTTTGAAGCAATAATTACCACATCATTGAAGTTTTTTGCGGCTGCACGAATTAATGAAATCCCACCGATATCGATTTTTTCAATGATCTCATCCGAAGTTCCTCCTGCGCTAACTGTTTCTTCAAATGGATACAAATCAACAATTACCAAGTCGATTTCAGGAATTTCATATTCTGCAATCTGTTCCTGATCGCCAGTTAAACCACGACGGTTTAATATACCTCCAAAAACTTTCGGATGTAATGTTTTTACTCTTCCCCCTAAAATGGATGGATATCCTGTTAAATCTTCAACAGCTGTTACTGGTAAATTTAAATCTTTTATAAACTGTTCTGTACCGCCTGTAGAGAATAATTGAACTCCTTGTTCGACTAATAACTTAACCAAGGGCGCTAAACCATCCTTGTAATACACTGAAATTAAAGCATTTTTAATTTTAATCGGCTGACTCATTTTACTCAAAATTTTGAGCCGCAAATGTAGTGAAACGTGTTCGGTTTTTAGATTAGATGCGGGTTAAAAATTAAATAAATTAGTTTTTAATATTATTTCTGAGTTAAATTTAGTTATGTATTTGTAAAAGAGATGATTAAATAGAGAGAATGGGGAAGGGGAAATCGGTAATAGAAAATTGGGAATAAGAGGAACAGGAAATAGAAAATTGGGAATAGAGAATAGGAAATAGGTAATAGGAATGGGAGTTATGAATAAAGGAAACAAGAAATGGGATTGGAATTATGAAGAATAGAAAAAGAGATTAGGAATGAGAATAGAAGAACAGGAAATTTTGGATTTGGACATTAAGAAGTTAAGAATATTAAGAAAATAGAGAATAGGGTTAGGGCAAGCAGCCAATTACCTATTCACTATTTTCCATTTTCTCAAATTACAAAATATAATAAGAACCTATAGGTGCCAATTCTGTTTGTGGCGTATCTTCATATAAATGATCATCATCTAACATCTGGCATAGATCTCGCTCAATATTTCTACAAATTGTAGTTGTAGGCGTATCAGTAGGTTTATTTTCGAAAGGATCTTGAAGATGAACCGCCATTTTTTCTACTAAAAGAAAAAATGCTGCAATGGCAATTACTAACGGAACTTCCATATATCCAAAATATTCTATTAATCCGAAAGGCAATAAAACAATAAATAAATGGATAGACATGCTAATGTATTTACTGTAGGTAACTGGGAAAACCGTATTTTTAATTCTTTCTGATCCTCCCATATGGTTACATAATGCGGTAATAGTCTTGTCTATTTCAATTTGTTGATATTTATTTATCCATCCTTCATTAAGAGCTTTTTTCAAATCCATTGCATGAAGTTCTAAAAGCGATACCGTAACATTTTTACGCTGCTTTATAAAGGTCATTTCCTGCTCAGTTAAGAGTCTTTCCAGCCCTTTTCGAGGTGGAAAACCACGTAAAGATTGACTTAAAGCATAACACCATGCGATTTGTCTTTTTATAAATCGGTTTTTAAAAGTTGAAACCTCGTCCGAATCGTAAGGATTCTCTACAAAAGACAATATCTGGCGGGAAAGCGTTCTGGAATCGTTAACTATGGAACCCCAGAGAATTCTTGCTTCCCACCATCTATCGTATGCTTGGTTAGAACGAAATGCTAATAATAATGAAATAATTGTACCTAATAATGCAGGCACTGCAACGGGAATCGAAATTCGTGTTACATGAAAATTTTGGTAAAGAACTACTATCCCAATGGAATAGCCAATAACAAAAAGAAGCTCTTTTTTTATTTTTCCAAAGGTATAAGTTAGCGGTATATTGTTTCGTAGCAGCATATTATGAATATTTAATGATTACTTAAGCATTCGACTCAAGCAATTCTGTTTCTTTAATTTTGGTTTCGATTAGGTTTTCTTGTGCATGAATAGTCATGATGTTTAGTTCTAAAACCTCACAACCACAACGGGCAGTTAAAAATTTTGGATCGATACTAAATTTATTTAGTGGTTGATAAATGTAGTTTTTAGGATAGGCGATGCAATTAACATCAAACGCATCTATAAAATTTTTAAAAGCGGCTA is drawn from Pedobacter mucosus and contains these coding sequences:
- a CDS encoding rod shape-determining protein, with the protein product MGLFNWFTQEVAIDLGTANTLIIHNDKVVVDEPSIVAFDRTTNKVIAIGRQAMQMEGKTHDNIKTVRPLKDGVIADFNAAEAMIKGMIRMLNGGKGWMFPSLRMVICIPSGITEVEKRAVRDSAEIAGAKEVYLIHEPMAAAVGIGIDVEEPMGNMIIDIGGGTTEIAVIALSGIVCDQSIRVAGDNFDSDIVNYIRRQHNIMIGDRTAEKIKIEVGAALPELQDPPADFAVQGRDLMTGVPKQIMVSYTEIAHCLDKSISKIEEAILKALEITPPELSADIYQTGIYLTGGGALLRGLDKRVAAKTKLPVHVAEDPLRAVVRGTGIALKNIGGYKFLMQ
- the purH gene encoding bifunctional phosphoribosylaminoimidazolecarboxamide formyltransferase/IMP cyclohydrolase translates to MSQPIKIKNALISVYYKDGLAPLVKLLVEQGVQLFSTGGTEQFIKDLNLPVTAVEDLTGYPSILGGRVKTLHPKVFGGILNRRGLTGDQEQIAEYEIPEIDLVIVDLYPFEETVSAGGTSDEIIEKIDIGGISLIRAAAKNFNDVVIIASKNDYPTLQAQLEEQNGETTLAQRKTYAKIAFHTSSHYDTAIFNYFNQEEPLDVFKQSVNTAKTLRYGENPHQGGVFYGDLDAMFTKLNGKELSYNNLVDVDAAVALIDEFEDPTFVILKHTNACGLASRPTIKQAWIDALACDPVSAFGGVLITNGEVDLETAQEINNLFFEVLIAPSYQPEAIELFSKKKNRVILQRNNVELSKKQFKTLLNGVIEQDKDLIIEGPEQMTTVTDKAPTEQELKDLFFANKIVKHTKSNTIVLVKNDVLIASGVGQTSRVDALRQAIEKAAAFGFSIVGSSMASDAFFPFPDCVEIAAEAGITAVLQPGGSIKDADSVAKANEKGIAMVTTGVRHFKH
- a CDS encoding bestrophin family protein, yielding MLLRNNIPLTYTFGKIKKELLFVIGYSIGIVVLYQNFHVTRISIPVAVPALLGTIISLLLAFRSNQAYDRWWEARILWGSIVNDSRTLSRQILSFVENPYDSDEVSTFKNRFIKRQIAWCYALSQSLRGFPPRKGLERLLTEQEMTFIKQRKNVTVSLLELHAMDLKKALNEGWINKYQQIEIDKTITALCNHMGGSERIKNTVFPVTYSKYISMSIHLFIVLLPFGLIEYFGYMEVPLVIAIAAFFLLVEKMAVHLQDPFENKPTDTPTTTICRNIERDLCQMLDDDHLYEDTPQTELAPIGSYYIL